The Pseudomonadota bacterium genome segment CTCACCCCCGTGGGAGCTGCGTCCTTGCCGGGCAAAGCAGGCCCGGCGAGACGCGCCGAATAAGCTGGCACCGCATTCGCGCCTACTCGCTCACGCGAGGTAGACGCTCCCACAAGGATCGGGGCCACATCACGCTCAGAACGCCTCACACCCCTGTGGGAGCTGCGTCCTAGCCGGGCCGCGCAGGCCCGGCAAGACGCGGCGAATAAGCTGGCACCGCATTCGCGCCTACTCGCTGGCGCGAGGTAGACGCTCCCACAGGGGCTGGGGCCGCACCACGCGCCGAGCAACTCTCGCCCTCGTGGTAGCCGCGACCTAGCCGGGCCGCGCAGGCCCGGCGAGACGCGGCGAATGCCCCGACACCGCATTCGCGCCTGCTCGCTGGCGCGAGGCAGACGCTCCCACAGGGACCGGGACGCATCACGCTCAGGCTGTCACTCACCCCCGTGGGAGCCAAGTCCTTGCCGGGCCGTGCCGGCCCGGCAAGACGCGGCGAAGGCGTGTCAGCGCGTCGCGAACCGCGCTGGCGCGTAGGGGCTCATGTCGATGTTCGGGGTGTTCCCCGAGATGAGTTGCGCGAGCAGGCGCCCAGTCTTGGGCCCGCCAGTGAGGCCCACGTGTTGGTGACCAAAGCCAAGCCAGGTACCGGGTACGTGGTCGAGCGCGCCGATCAAGGGGATGGAGTCGGTTGGCGCCGGTCGGTGGCCCAGCCACTCCCGTGTCTCACGCCAGGTGATCCCGGGCAACGCCTCGAGCGCCTGCCGTTTGAGCAGCTCGATCGGCTCGCGCGACGGTGGCGCGTTCAGTCCACCGAACTCGACCACCCCCGCAAGGCGCAGCCGCCCGTCCATCGGCGTCATGACGAACTTGCCCGAGGCCACCATGCAGGGCACGCTCGGCATGAAACTCGGCTCGACCAGCTCGAGGTGGTAGCCGCGTTCGCTCTCGAGTGGAATCGAGATGCCCAGCGTGTCGGTCAGCGAGCGTGACCAGGCCCCGGTCGCCAGCACCACATCGTCGGCCGCCACCGTCTCACCGTCGACGCGCACTCCCACTGTTTGGCTGTTTTCGCGCACGACGTCGCTCACCGTGCCTTGCAACCAGCGCGCACCCTGCTCGACCGCGTGGGCCGCCAGGTCCTTGACGTACTGGCCCGGGTCGGTGATGTGGCCGTGGTCGGGCAAGGCCACCAGAAAGCGGATGTCCGGCGAGATATGTGGGTCGTACTCGGCCACCGCGTCGCCCTCGATTTCCCGCCAGCGAAAGCCCTCGGCGCGGCGAATGTCCCAGGCAAAGTGGTCGGCTTCGAAGGCGGCCCGGTCCCGGTACAGAAAAACGTAGTCGGATGGCCGTAGCCACCGCTCGGCCCGGGTGCCGCGCGCCAGGGCCTGGTGGTCGGCCAGGCTGTCGCCGATGATCGGGTTCATCGCCGCGGCGATGCGCCGCGCGTCGGCGGCGTTGGCGTGTTTGAGGTACTGCCGCAACCACGGCAGTAACCTGGGCAGGTAGGACCATTTCAGGAACAGCGGCTGATCGGCGCTGAACAGCATCTTCGGCGCCTTTTTCAGCAAGCCAGGCACCGTCACCGGCACCACGGCGCAGGCCGCGAGCACGCCGCCGTTGCCGAAGCTGGTGCCCTCGCCCGGCTCGCCCCGGTCGATCAGTGTCACCTCGAGGCCCGCACGCAACAACTCGATTGCCGTCGACACGCCCACGATCCCGGCGCCGACCACGACGACGTGGCGACGGGCGTCGCTACGTCGGGCGTCGCTACGTCGGGCGTCGCCACGTCGTGCGTCGCCGCGGCGCTCCTGCTCGTTGTTCATGCGCACCTGATCTCGAACCAAACCAGCTGCGACGCTACCACAATCGGCCGGCCCGAGCCGTGCGGCGCACACCTAACCACGACACGCTATAGTGCCGGGCGCAGAGCGACAGGGAGACCGAGTACGATGAGCACCAGCGCCCCACCCGCGCGCGCAACGGGCGGCAAAGCCGTCTACGGCGCGACGGTCGGCATCCTCATGCTCGAGGCCCGCTTCCCGCGCATCGTCGGTGACATGGGCAACGC includes the following:
- a CDS encoding FAD-dependent oxidoreductase; the protein is MNNEQERRGDARRGDARRSDARRSDARRHVVVVGAGIVGVSTAIELLRAGLEVTLIDRGEPGEGTSFGNGGVLAACAVVPVTVPGLLKKAPKMLFSADQPLFLKWSYLPRLLPWLRQYLKHANAADARRIAAAMNPIIGDSLADHQALARGTRAERWLRPSDYVFLYRDRAAFEADHFAWDIRRAEGFRWREIEGDAVAEYDPHISPDIRFLVALPDHGHITDPGQYVKDLAAHAVEQGARWLQGTVSDVVRENSQTVGVRVDGETVAADDVVLATGAWSRSLTDTLGISIPLESERGYHLELVEPSFMPSVPCMVASGKFVMTPMDGRLRLAGVVEFGGLNAPPSREPIELLKRQALEALPGITWRETREWLGHRPAPTDSIPLIGALDHVPGTWLGFGHQHVGLTGGPKTGRLLAQLISGNTPNIDMSPYAPARFATR